One Mesorhizobium sp. L-2-11 genomic region harbors:
- a CDS encoding cupin domain-containing protein: MSSKPTCHLIRPESSYEGKQGLSYFTGIAAETVGSTGICMHLLTMPPGARARAHMHESHETAIYVLSGEVHTWYGDRLEQQIVARAGDLFYIPAGVPHLPANLSASPASAVIARTDPNEQESVVLLPELDGLVA; this comes from the coding sequence ATGTCGTCCAAACCCACCTGCCATCTTATCCGCCCCGAAAGCTCTTATGAAGGCAAGCAGGGACTGAGTTATTTCACCGGCATCGCCGCCGAGACGGTCGGCTCTACCGGCATCTGCATGCACCTGCTCACCATGCCGCCCGGTGCCCGAGCCAGGGCGCATATGCACGAAAGCCATGAGACGGCGATCTATGTGCTCTCGGGCGAGGTCCATACCTGGTATGGCGACCGGCTCGAGCAGCAGATCGTGGCCAGGGCCGGCGACCTCTTCTACATTCCCGCCGGCGTGCCGCATCTGCCGGCCAATCTGAGCGCCAGCCCGGCCTCGGCGGTCATCGCCCGCACCGATCCCAACGAACAGGAAAGCGTCGTCCTGCTGCCGGAACTGGATGGGCTGGTCGCCTGA
- a CDS encoding ABC transporter permease translates to MSDRLSLSSITPRSWQGYAALALLAVALLLWPLVDATPGYGIGTPALIFLLLLLAIGADHFPPAIGVVLLFLGAHGAAWLLLAGITGNEGTARASFYLLLAAAWLLAWRCVTVLSALRPASRFAATALRLIIPAIFGAWILIIWEAVTRGAGIPFILLPPPSAIGVRIANSLPVLAADVRQTIFKAVLFGYIVGSGAGFIAAIAADRVPFLRRGLLPIGNMVSALPIIGVAPIMVMWFGFDWQSKAAVVIIMTFFPMLVNTVAGLAASGHMERDLMRTYASSYWQTLFKLRLPAAAPFIFNALKINSTLALIGAIVAEFFGTPVVGMGFRISTEVGRMNIDMVWAEIAVAALAGSVFYGVVALLERAVTFWHPSVRGG, encoded by the coding sequence ATGAGCGATCGCCTCAGCCTTTCGTCGATCACGCCCCGCTCGTGGCAAGGGTATGCTGCGCTTGCCCTGCTTGCCGTGGCGCTGCTTCTTTGGCCGCTTGTCGATGCCACGCCTGGTTACGGCATAGGGACTCCGGCTTTGATTTTCTTGTTGCTGCTTCTGGCAATCGGGGCCGATCATTTTCCGCCGGCAATCGGGGTGGTGTTGCTCTTCCTTGGCGCGCATGGCGCGGCGTGGCTGCTGCTCGCCGGCATAACCGGCAATGAGGGCACCGCTCGCGCGTCGTTTTATCTGCTGCTTGCCGCGGCATGGCTTCTGGCCTGGCGCTGCGTGACGGTGCTGTCGGCGCTTCGCCCGGCCTCGCGCTTTGCGGCGACCGCTTTGCGGCTGATCATTCCGGCGATCTTCGGCGCCTGGATCCTGATCATCTGGGAGGCGGTGACGCGCGGCGCCGGCATTCCCTTCATCCTGCTGCCGCCGCCAAGCGCCATCGGTGTGCGCATCGCCAATTCGCTGCCGGTGCTGGCCGCCGACGTGCGGCAGACCATCTTCAAGGCGGTTCTCTTCGGCTACATCGTCGGCAGCGGCGCCGGCTTCATCGCCGCCATCGCGGCCGACCGCGTGCCGTTCCTGCGCCGCGGGCTTTTGCCGATCGGCAATATGGTGTCGGCGCTGCCGATCATCGGCGTGGCGCCGATCATGGTCATGTGGTTCGGCTTCGACTGGCAGTCGAAGGCCGCCGTCGTCATCATCATGACCTTCTTCCCGATGCTGGTGAACACCGTCGCCGGGCTTGCCGCCTCCGGCCATATGGAGCGCGACCTGATGCGCACCTATGCCTCGAGCTACTGGCAGACGCTGTTCAAGCTGCGGTTGCCGGCGGCAGCGCCCTTCATCTTCAACGCGCTGAAGATCAATTCGACGCTGGCGCTGATCGGCGCCATCGTCGCGGAGTTCTTCGGCACGCCCGTGGTCGGCATGGGATTCCGGATTTCGACCGAAGTCGGGCGGATGAATATCGACATGGTCTGGGCCGAAATCGCAGTTGCAGCACTTGCTGGTTCGGTCTTTTATGGCGTGGTCGCTCTTCTCGAGAGAGCAGTCACGTTTTGGCATCCCTCCGTCCGTGGTGGATAG
- a CDS encoding aspartate aminotransferase family protein has product MSNRLKVTPNDLSAFWMPFTANRQFKQAPRMMVSAKDMHYTTSDGRTVLDGTAGLWCVNAGHCRPKITEAIQSQAAELDYAPAFQMGHPIVFELANRLVDLAPQGMDHVFFTNSGSESVETALKMAIAYHRAKGEGSRTRLIGRERGYHGVNFGGISVGGIVTNRKMFGTLLGGVDHMPHTHLPEKNSFTRGVPEHGAELANELERIVTLHDASTIAAVIVEPVAGSTGVILPPKGYLERLREICTRHGILLIFDEVITGFGRLGTPFAADYFGVTPDIMATAKGVSNGVIPMGAVFVRKEIHDAFMTGPEHMIEFFHGYTYSGNPIACAAALGTLDTYKEEGLLTRGQDLAPYWEDALHSLKGEPNVIDIRNIGLIGAIELAPIPGSPTKRAFSAFVKAFERGALIRTTGDIIALSPPLIITKGQINELIDHVREVLRAVD; this is encoded by the coding sequence ATGTCCAACCGGCTGAAAGTCACGCCGAACGATCTCAGCGCATTCTGGATGCCGTTCACGGCAAACCGGCAGTTCAAGCAAGCGCCGCGCATGATGGTGTCCGCCAAGGATATGCATTACACGACGAGCGACGGTCGCACGGTTTTAGACGGCACCGCCGGCCTGTGGTGCGTCAATGCCGGCCACTGCCGGCCGAAGATCACCGAGGCGATCCAGAGCCAGGCCGCCGAGCTCGACTACGCGCCGGCGTTCCAGATGGGTCACCCGATCGTCTTCGAACTGGCCAACCGTTTGGTCGACCTGGCGCCACAGGGCATGGACCACGTGTTCTTCACCAACTCCGGATCGGAATCGGTCGAGACCGCGCTGAAGATGGCGATCGCCTATCACCGCGCCAAAGGCGAGGGCTCGCGCACCCGCCTGATCGGCCGCGAGCGCGGCTATCACGGCGTTAATTTCGGCGGCATCTCGGTCGGCGGCATCGTCACCAACCGCAAGATGTTCGGCACGCTGCTCGGCGGCGTCGACCACATGCCGCACACCCACCTGCCCGAGAAGAACTCGTTCACCAGGGGCGTGCCCGAGCATGGCGCGGAATTGGCCAATGAACTGGAGCGCATCGTCACGCTGCACGACGCCTCGACGATCGCGGCGGTCATCGTCGAGCCGGTGGCCGGTTCCACCGGCGTCATCCTGCCGCCGAAGGGCTATCTCGAGAGGCTGCGCGAGATCTGCACCAGGCACGGCATCCTTTTGATCTTCGACGAGGTCATCACCGGTTTCGGCCGTCTCGGCACGCCGTTTGCCGCCGACTATTTCGGCGTCACTCCCGACATCATGGCCACCGCCAAGGGCGTCTCCAACGGCGTTATTCCGATGGGCGCGGTGTTCGTCAGGAAGGAAATCCACGACGCCTTCATGACCGGCCCCGAGCATATGATCGAGTTCTTCCACGGCTACACCTATTCGGGCAATCCTATCGCCTGTGCGGCAGCACTCGGCACGCTCGACACCTATAAGGAAGAGGGCTTGCTGACCCGCGGCCAGGATTTGGCGCCGTATTGGGAAGACGCGCTGCATTCGCTGAAGGGCGAGCCGAACGTCATCGATATCAGAAACATCGGCCTGATCGGCGCGATCGAGCTGGCGCCCATCCCCGGCAGTCCGACCAAGCGTGCCTTCTCGGCTTTTGTGAAAGCGTTCGAGCGCGGCGCGCTGATCCGCACCACCGGCGACATCATCGCGCTGTCGCCGCCGCTGATCATCACCAAGGGCCAGATCAACGAATTGATCGACCATGTGCGTGAAGTGCTGAGGGCGGTGGATTGA
- a CDS encoding CHRD domain-containing protein has translation MRMQSFSPMLSALAVSASFLCASPALADLMKMKATLDGAQQNPPVTTEGKGEATLGFNTETKQLTWNVMYSGLSGPATAGHIHGPAAKGENADVVVPFKGAPKSPFKGAAILTDAQAADLMAGKYYINIHTAAHKDGEIRGQIEKAATM, from the coding sequence ATGCGCATGCAATCCTTCTCGCCGATGCTTTCGGCGCTCGCCGTTTCGGCTTCCTTCCTGTGCGCTTCACCGGCCTTGGCCGACCTGATGAAGATGAAGGCGACGCTCGATGGGGCCCAGCAGAATCCACCCGTCACCACGGAGGGCAAAGGCGAGGCCACTCTCGGCTTCAACACCGAGACGAAACAGCTGACCTGGAACGTGATGTATTCAGGTCTCAGTGGACCGGCGACGGCGGGACATATTCACGGTCCGGCAGCAAAGGGTGAAAATGCCGACGTCGTCGTCCCGTTCAAGGGCGCTCCGAAAAGCCCGTTCAAGGGGGCGGCGATCCTGACCGACGCGCAGGCTGCCGACCTGATGGCCGGCAAATACTACATCAACATCCATACGGCGGCCCACAAGGACGGCGAGATCCGCGGCCAGATCGAGAAGGCAGCGACGATGTAG
- a CDS encoding Zn-dependent hydrolase, with translation MAAPGENLRINSDRLWDSIMEMAKIGPGIAGGNNRQTLTDADGEGRQLFKRWCEAAGLEMGLDEMGTMFARREGTEPDLPPVYVGSHLDTQPTGGKYDGVLGVLGGLEIVRSLNELGIKTKHPIVVTNWTNEEGARFAPAMMASGVFAGVLDQADVYEHVDKDGKKFGEELERIGWKGSEKVGERKIHAFFELHIEQGPILEDEGIDIGVVTHGQGLKWLQVTLTGKEAHTGSTPMPKRRNAGLGMARVIELVHEIAMDYQPDAVGAVGHMEVYPNSRNIIAGRTMFTIDIRSPEKEVLDAMDGRIREGIDTICEALDIKYQIDQVGHFDPVTFDPGCVKAVRDAAERLGYTHRNIVSGAGHDACWINRVAPTAMVMCPCVDGLSHNEAEEITKEWAAAGADVLFHAVVETAVIVG, from the coding sequence ATGGCCGCTCCGGGCGAGAATCTGCGAATCAATTCAGATCGTTTGTGGGATTCGATAATGGAGATGGCGAAGATCGGCCCCGGCATTGCCGGCGGCAATAATCGCCAGACGTTGACCGACGCGGACGGCGAGGGGCGGCAGCTGTTCAAGCGCTGGTGCGAGGCGGCGGGACTTGAAATGGGCCTCGACGAGATGGGCACGATGTTTGCCCGCCGCGAGGGCACCGAGCCCGATCTGCCGCCGGTCTATGTCGGCAGCCATCTCGACACCCAGCCGACCGGCGGCAAGTATGACGGCGTGCTTGGCGTGCTCGGCGGCCTGGAGATCGTGCGCTCGCTCAACGAGCTCGGCATCAAGACAAAACATCCGATCGTCGTCACCAACTGGACGAACGAGGAAGGCGCGCGCTTTGCGCCGGCGATGATGGCATCCGGCGTATTCGCCGGCGTCCTCGACCAAGCCGACGTCTACGAGCATGTCGACAAGGACGGCAAGAAGTTCGGCGAGGAACTCGAACGCATCGGCTGGAAAGGCAGCGAGAAAGTCGGTGAGCGCAAGATCCACGCCTTCTTCGAGCTGCATATCGAGCAAGGCCCGATCCTAGAGGACGAGGGCATAGACATCGGCGTCGTCACCCATGGCCAGGGACTGAAATGGCTGCAGGTGACGCTGACCGGCAAGGAGGCGCATACCGGCTCGACGCCGATGCCGAAGCGCCGCAATGCCGGGCTCGGCATGGCGCGGGTGATCGAGCTGGTGCACGAGATCGCCATGGACTACCAGCCCGACGCCGTCGGCGCGGTCGGCCACATGGAGGTCTATCCGAACTCGCGCAATATCATCGCCGGCCGCACCATGTTCACCATCGACATCCGCTCGCCGGAAAAGGAAGTGCTCGACGCCATGGACGGGCGCATCCGCGAAGGCATCGACACAATCTGCGAAGCGCTCGACATCAAATATCAAATCGACCAGGTCGGTCATTTCGATCCGGTGACTTTCGATCCGGGCTGCGTCAAGGCTGTGCGGGATGCGGCAGAGCGCCTGGGTTATACGCATCGCAACATCGTCTCCGGCGCCGGCCACGACGCCTGCTGGATCAACCGCGTCGCGCCGACGGCAATGGTGATGTGCCCCTGCGTCGACGGGCTGTCGCACAACGAGGCCGAGGAAATCACCAAGGAATGGGCGGCGGCCGGCGCCGACGTGCTGTTCCACGCGGTGGTGGAGACAGCGGTGATCGTGGGGTGA
- a CDS encoding ABC transporter substrate-binding protein, with protein sequence MKRLVVSMLAGAMSLAAFQAIAADKVTLQLKWVTQAQFAGYYVAKDKGFYEAEGLDVEIKPGGPDIAPEQVIAGGGADVIVDWMGGALAAREKGVPLVNIAQPFKKAGMQLVCPKDGPVKTEADFKGHTLGVWFFGNEYPFYAWMNKLGLKTDGGPDGVTVLKQSFDVQPLIQKQADCISVMTYNEYWQLIDAGYKPEELIVFNYSAMGNDLLEDGLYALEDKLKDPAFEDKMVRFVRASMKGWKYAVDNSDEAAEIVMDNGGQDENHQKRMMGEVAKLIDNADGKLDPATYARTAKALLDQKIISKEPTGAYTTAITDKAIK encoded by the coding sequence ATGAAAAGACTTGTTGTTTCGATGCTGGCCGGCGCGATGTCGCTTGCCGCGTTTCAGGCGATCGCCGCGGACAAGGTGACGCTGCAGCTGAAATGGGTCACGCAGGCCCAGTTTGCCGGCTATTACGTCGCCAAGGACAAGGGCTTCTATGAGGCCGAGGGTCTCGACGTTGAGATCAAGCCGGGCGGTCCCGATATCGCGCCCGAGCAGGTGATCGCCGGTGGCGGCGCCGACGTCATCGTCGACTGGATGGGCGGCGCGCTGGCCGCACGCGAAAAGGGGGTGCCACTGGTCAATATCGCCCAGCCGTTCAAGAAGGCCGGCATGCAGCTGGTCTGCCCGAAGGACGGCCCGGTCAAGACCGAAGCCGACTTCAAGGGCCATACGCTCGGCGTCTGGTTCTTTGGCAACGAGTATCCGTTCTACGCCTGGATGAACAAGCTCGGCCTGAAGACCGACGGCGGCCCGGACGGCGTCACCGTGCTGAAGCAGAGTTTCGACGTGCAGCCGCTGATCCAGAAGCAGGCGGATTGTATTTCGGTCATGACCTACAACGAATACTGGCAGCTCATCGATGCCGGCTACAAGCCGGAAGAGCTGATCGTGTTCAACTACTCGGCCATGGGCAACGACCTGCTTGAGGACGGGCTCTATGCCTTGGAGGACAAGCTCAAGGATCCGGCCTTCGAGGACAAGATGGTGCGTTTCGTGCGCGCCTCGATGAAGGGCTGGAAATACGCCGTCGACAATTCCGACGAGGCGGCCGAAATCGTCATGGACAATGGCGGCCAGGACGAGAACCACCAGAAGCGCATGATGGGCGAAGTCGCCAAGCTGATCGATAATGCCGACGGCAAGCTCGACCCGGCGACCTACGCGCGCACCGCTAAGGCGCTGCTCGACCAGAAGATCATCAGCAAGGAGCCGACCGGCGCCTACACGACCGCCATCACCGACAAGGCGATCAAATAG
- a CDS encoding ABC transporter permease, translating into MDSFRDKLIPVTSILAGVVVVWYVFAVILNAPFQRDLDRRANQTPDIVEFIGKTMSQPKPTLPAPHQVAVNFFENTFLRKVTSNRSLVYNAWVTLSSTLLGFAFGTALGILIAVGIVHVATLDRSLMPWIIASQTIPILAVAPMIIVVLAAIGVTGLIPKALISTYLSFFPVAVGMVKGLRSPELTHLDLMHTYNASASQTFWKLRVPASVPFLFTSMKVAVAASLVGAIVGELPTGAVAGIGAKLLAGAYYSQTIDIWSALVAGSVVAALLVMMVGIAGRIVDRAMGGRPA; encoded by the coding sequence ATGGACTCCTTTCGCGACAAGCTCATCCCGGTGACCTCGATCCTCGCGGGCGTGGTGGTCGTCTGGTATGTTTTCGCCGTTATCCTCAACGCGCCGTTCCAGCGCGATCTCGACCGCCGTGCTAACCAAACGCCTGATATTGTGGAATTCATCGGCAAGACGATGTCGCAGCCGAAGCCGACGCTGCCGGCGCCGCATCAGGTGGCGGTCAATTTCTTCGAGAACACGTTTCTGCGCAAGGTCACCAGCAATCGCAGCCTTGTTTACAATGCTTGGGTGACGCTGTCCTCGACGCTGCTCGGCTTCGCTTTCGGCACGGCCCTCGGCATCCTGATTGCCGTCGGCATCGTCCATGTGGCGACGCTCGACCGCAGCCTGATGCCGTGGATCATCGCCTCGCAGACCATTCCGATCCTGGCGGTGGCGCCGATGATAATCGTCGTGCTGGCGGCGATCGGCGTCACCGGGCTGATCCCGAAGGCGCTGATCTCGACCTATCTGTCGTTCTTCCCGGTGGCGGTCGGCATGGTCAAAGGGCTGCGTTCGCCCGAACTCACCCATCTCGACCTGATGCACACTTATAATGCCAGCGCCTCGCAAACCTTCTGGAAACTGCGGGTGCCGGCATCGGTGCCGTTCCTGTTCACCTCGATGAAGGTGGCGGTGGCGGCCAGCCTGGTCGGCGCCATCGTCGGCGAACTGCCGACCGGTGCCGTCGCCGGCATCGGCGCCAAGCTGCTTGCCGGCGCCTATTACAGCCAGACCATCGATATCTGGTCGGCGCTGGTGGCCGGCTCGGTGGTGGCGGCGCTGCTGGTTATGATGGTCGGCATCGCCGGTCGCATCGTCGACCGCGCCATGGGCGGGAGGCCGGCATGA
- a CDS encoding ABC transporter ATP-binding protein produces MTGQSPAVVSASKLGLTFQTSDGPVQALSNVDLTIGKGEFVSFIGPSGCGKTTLLRVIADLEKPTSGSIAVNGMTPEQARQSRAYGYVFQAAALYPWRTIERNVALPLEIIGLSKAEQAARIKRTLDLVNLSGFEQKYPWQLSGGMQQRASIARALAFDADLLLMDEPFGALDEIVRDHLNEQLLELWERTNKTICFVTHSIPEAVYLSTRIIVMSPRPGRVSDVIESTLPKKRPLDIRETPEFLAIAARVRDGLRAGHSYED; encoded by the coding sequence ATGACCGGACAGTCGCCAGCCGTCGTTTCGGCAAGCAAGCTTGGCCTGACCTTCCAGACCAGTGACGGTCCGGTGCAGGCGCTGTCGAATGTCGACTTGACCATCGGCAAGGGCGAATTCGTCTCCTTCATCGGGCCGTCCGGCTGTGGCAAGACGACCTTGCTGCGGGTCATCGCCGATCTGGAGAAACCGACATCGGGAAGCATCGCCGTCAACGGCATGACGCCCGAGCAGGCGCGCCAGAGCCGCGCCTATGGCTATGTCTTCCAGGCGGCCGCACTTTATCCGTGGCGCACCATCGAGCGCAATGTGGCGCTGCCGCTGGAGATCATCGGCCTGTCGAAGGCAGAGCAGGCGGCGCGCATCAAGCGCACGCTCGATCTGGTCAACCTGTCCGGCTTCGAGCAGAAATACCCGTGGCAGCTTTCCGGCGGCATGCAGCAGCGTGCCTCGATCGCGCGGGCACTGGCCTTCGATGCCGATCTTCTGTTGATGGACGAGCCGTTCGGCGCGCTCGACGAGATCGTGCGCGACCACCTCAACGAACAACTTCTGGAGCTTTGGGAGCGGACCAACAAGACCATCTGCTTCGTCACCCATTCGATTCCCGAGGCGGTCTACCTTTCGACGCGCATCATCGTCATGTCACCGCGCCCGGGCCGCGTCAGCGACGTCATCGAATCGACATTGCCGAAAAAGCGGCCACTCGACATTCGCGAGACGCCGGAGTTTTTGGCGATCGCCGCGCGGGTGCGCGACGGGCTCAGGGCAGGGCACAGCTATGAGGATTGA
- a CDS encoding TetR family transcriptional regulator C-terminal domain-containing protein has protein sequence MGIPVPRRTRIQQEKRELILEAALEVFSTNGFRGSTIDQIAEAAGMSKPNLLYYFRRKEDIHETLMQRLLDTWLAPLRELDDIGDPLTELRSYIRRKLEMARDFPRESRLFANEILQGAPRIMPMLEGELKTLVDEKAAVIKGWMRAGKIAPTDPWHLIFSIWATTQHYADFDVQVRAVLGPDRGGDGRFEDAARFLEQLFIDGLKPKG, from the coding sequence ATGGGAATTCCCGTTCCTCGCCGTACCCGCATCCAGCAGGAAAAGCGCGAGCTGATCCTGGAGGCGGCGCTCGAGGTGTTCTCGACCAACGGCTTTCGCGGCTCGACCATCGACCAGATCGCCGAAGCCGCCGGCATGTCTAAGCCGAACCTGCTCTACTATTTCCGCCGCAAGGAGGATATCCACGAGACGCTGATGCAGCGGCTTCTGGATACCTGGCTGGCGCCGCTGCGCGAACTCGACGACATCGGCGACCCGCTGACCGAGTTGCGCAGCTATATCAGGCGCAAACTCGAAATGGCGCGCGATTTCCCCAGGGAAAGCCGGCTGTTCGCCAACGAGATCCTGCAGGGCGCGCCGCGCATCATGCCGATGCTGGAAGGCGAGCTGAAGACGCTGGTCGACGAGAAGGCCGCCGTCATCAAGGGCTGGATGCGCGCCGGCAAGATCGCGCCCACCGACCCCTGGCACCTGATCTTCTCGATCTGGGCGACGACGCAGCACTATGCCGATTTCGACGTTCAGGTCCGCGCCGTGCTCGGCCCCGACCGCGGCGGCGACGGCCGCTTCGAGGACGCGGCAAGGTTTCTCGAACAATTGTTCATCGACGGGTTGAAGCCAAAGGGCTAA
- the hydA gene encoding dihydropyrimidinase, producing the protein MSKVIKNGTIVTADRSWKADVLFKHGKIIAIGPDLHADHEFDATGCYVMPGGIDPHTHLEMPFMGTYSADDFESGTRAALAGGTTMVVDFCLPAPQQSLLEALQMWDNKTSKASCDYSFHMAITWWGKQVFDEMATVVDKGITSFKHFMAYKGALMVDDDEMYSSFQRCADLGALPLVHAENGDVVAALSQKLLAAGNNGPEGHAYSRPPEVEGEATNRAIMIADMAGVPLYVVHVSCEQAHEAIRRARQKGMRVFGEPLIQHLTLDESEYFNKDWDHAARRVMSPPFRNKLHQDSLWAGLQAGSLQVVATDHCAFTTSQKRNGLGDFTKIPNGTGGLEDRLPVLWTTGVNTGRLTMNEFVAVTSTNIAKILNMYPKKGAIVEGADADIVVWDPQREKTITAKKQQSVIDYNVFEGFEVTGLPRFVFSRGELSIQEDEVKAKPGHGEFVGREPNAAVNRALSTWKEISAPRKVERSGIPATGV; encoded by the coding sequence ATGTCCAAAGTCATCAAGAACGGCACCATCGTCACCGCCGATCGCAGCTGGAAAGCCGACGTGCTGTTCAAGCACGGCAAGATCATCGCCATCGGGCCGGACCTGCATGCCGACCACGAGTTCGACGCCACCGGCTGCTATGTGATGCCGGGCGGCATCGATCCGCACACCCATCTCGAAATGCCGTTCATGGGTACTTATTCGGCCGACGATTTCGAGAGCGGCACCCGCGCCGCGCTTGCCGGCGGCACCACGATGGTCGTCGATTTCTGCCTGCCGGCGCCGCAGCAGTCGCTGCTCGAGGCCCTGCAGATGTGGGACAACAAGACCTCGAAAGCCTCCTGCGACTATTCCTTCCACATGGCGATCACCTGGTGGGGCAAGCAGGTGTTCGACGAGATGGCCACTGTCGTCGACAAGGGCATCACCTCGTTCAAGCACTTCATGGCCTACAAGGGCGCGCTGATGGTCGACGACGACGAGATGTATTCGTCGTTCCAGCGCTGCGCCGACCTTGGCGCGCTGCCGCTGGTCCATGCCGAGAATGGCGACGTGGTGGCGGCGCTGTCGCAGAAGCTGCTGGCCGCCGGCAATAACGGCCCCGAAGGGCACGCTTACTCGCGGCCGCCGGAAGTGGAAGGCGAGGCGACCAATCGCGCCATCATGATCGCCGACATGGCCGGCGTGCCGCTCTATGTCGTGCATGTCTCCTGCGAGCAGGCCCACGAAGCCATTCGCCGGGCGCGGCAGAAAGGCATGCGGGTGTTCGGCGAGCCGCTGATCCAGCATCTGACGCTCGACGAGAGCGAATATTTCAACAAGGACTGGGACCATGCCGCACGCCGCGTGATGAGCCCACCGTTCCGCAACAAACTGCACCAGGATTCGCTGTGGGCCGGCCTGCAGGCCGGCTCGCTGCAAGTCGTGGCGACCGACCACTGCGCCTTCACCACCAGCCAGAAGCGCAACGGCTTGGGCGACTTCACAAAAATTCCGAACGGCACCGGCGGGCTCGAGGACCGCTTGCCGGTGCTGTGGACGACCGGCGTCAACACCGGCCGGCTGACAATGAACGAGTTCGTCGCGGTGACATCGACCAACATCGCCAAAATCCTCAACATGTATCCGAAGAAGGGCGCCATCGTCGAAGGCGCCGACGCCGACATCGTCGTCTGGGACCCGCAGCGCGAGAAGACGATCACGGCCAAGAAGCAGCAGTCGGTGATCGACTACAACGTCTTCGAAGGTTTTGAGGTGACCGGCCTGCCGCGCTTCGTCTTTTCGCGCGGCGAACTGTCGATCCAGGAGGACGAGGTCAAGGCGAAACCCGGCCATGGCGAGTTCGTCGGCCGCGAGCCGAATGCCGCAGTCAACCGGGCGCTGTCGACCTGGAAGGAAATCTCCGCGCCGCGCAAGGTGGAACGATCAGGTATTCCGGCGACCGGGGTGTGA